A genomic window from Corvus hawaiiensis isolate bCorHaw1 chromosome 29, bCorHaw1.pri.cur, whole genome shotgun sequence includes:
- the LYSMD1 gene encoding lysM and putative peptidoglycan-binding domain-containing protein 1 isoform X41 yields MAGSGGAGAAPREHRLQPGDTLPGLALRYGVTMEQIQRANRLYASDTIFLKPTLLIPAPARPQGPFPRDRDRDRDRDVPGDAPGDSPEPPSPSRHDLSASDFLQRLDAEIGRSKEAAAQRLRGHDSGDAEDEIFTL; encoded by the exons ATGGCGGGGAGCGGCGgagcgggggcggccccgcgggaGCACCGCCTGCAGCCCGGGGACACCCTGCCGGGGCTGGCGCTGCGCTACGGGGTGACG ATGGAGCAGATCCAGCGCGCCAACCGCCTCTACGCCTCGGACACCATCTTCCTGAAGCCCACCCTGCTCatcccggccccggcgcggccccaGGGGCCCTTCCCGAGGGATCGGGACCGGGATCGGGACCGGGACGTTCCCGGGGACGCCCCTGGGGACAGCccggagccccccagcccctcccgcCACGACCTCTCGGCCTCGGATTTCCTGCAGCGCTTGGACGCCGAGATCGGCCGCTCCAAGGAGGCGGCGGCGCAGCGGCTGCGGGGCCACGACAGCGG GGACGCCGAGGACGAGATCTTCACCTTgtga
- the LYSMD1 gene encoding lysM and putative peptidoglycan-binding domain-containing protein 1 isoform X25, with protein sequence MAGSGGAGAAPREHRLQPGDTLPGLALRYGVTMEQIQRANRLYASDTIFLKPTLLIPAPARPQGPFPRDRDRDRDRDVPGDAPGDSPEPPSPSRHDLSASDFLQRLDAEIGRSKEAAAQRLRGHDSGPGPAGGGPQPLVPAGGPARTPAPDQDPAGGRAQGRRGRDLHLVTAGTAGTEGHPGQREQDIGDTQDTGNGTPRTAGMGHWGHPGHQERDTQDTRNGTLGTPRTPGMGHPGHPGHRERDTQDTRNGTLGTPRTPGMGHPGHQERDTGDTQDTGNGTLGTPRTPGMGHPGHPGHQEWDTGDTQDIGNGILGTPRTLGMGYWGHPGRDLHLVTSRTPRTPLQDLQNPLPKPQIQDFGPLPNLP encoded by the exons ATGGCGGGGAGCGGCGgagcgggggcggccccgcgggaGCACCGCCTGCAGCCCGGGGACACCCTGCCGGGGCTGGCGCTGCGCTACGGGGTGACG ATGGAGCAGATCCAGCGCGCCAACCGCCTCTACGCCTCGGACACCATCTTCCTGAAGCCCACCCTGCTCatcccggccccggcgcggccccaGGGGCCCTTCCCGAGGGATCGGGACCGGGATCGGGACCGGGACGTTCCCGGGGACGCCCCTGGGGACAGCccggagccccccagcccctcccgcCACGACCTCTCGGCCTCGGATTTCCTGCAGCGCTTGGACGCCGAGATCGGCCGCTCCAAGGAGGCGGCGGCGCAGCGGCTGCGGGGCCACGACAGCGG ccccggcccggccgggggGGGGCCGCAGCCCCTCGTCCCCGCGGGGGGCCCGGCTCGGACCCCGGCCCCTGACCAGGACCCCGCGGGCGGCCGCGCTCAGGGACGCCGAGGACGAGATCTTCACCTTgtgacagcggggacagcggggacagagggacacccAGGACAGCGGGAACAGGACAttggggacacccaggacaccgggaatgggac ACCCAGGACAGCGGgaatgggacactggggacacccag GACACCAGGAACGGGACACCCAGGACACCAGGAacgggacactggggacacccaggacaccgggaatgggacACCCAGGACACCCAGGACACCGGGAACGGGACACCCAGGACACCAGGAacgggacactggggacacccaggacaccgggaatgggacACCCAGGACACCAGGAacgggacactggggacacccaggacaccgg GAacgggacactggggacacccaggacaccgggaatgggacACCCAGGACACCCAGGACACCAGgaatgggacactggggacacccaggacaTCGGGAATGGGATAttggggacacccaggacactgggaatgggatactggggacacccaggacGAGATCTTCACCTCGTGACATCGAGGACACCGAGGACGCCACTCCAGGACCTCCAGaaccccctccccaaaccccaaatccaggacTTTGGACCCCTCCCAAACTTGCCataa
- the LYSMD1 gene encoding lysM and putative peptidoglycan-binding domain-containing protein 1 isoform X22, which produces MAGSGGAGAAPREHRLQPGDTLPGLALRYGVTMEQIQRANRLYASDTIFLKPTLLIPAPARPQGPFPRDRDRDRDRDVPGDAPGDSPEPPSPSRHDLSASDFLQRLDAEIGRSKEAAAQRLRGHDSGPGPAGGGPQPLVPAGGPARTPAPDQDPAGGRAQGRRGRDLHLVTAGTAGTEGHPGQREQDIGDTQDTGNGTLGTPWTPRTSGMGHWGHPGQREWDTGDTQDSGNGTLGTPRTPGMGHWGHPGHQERDTGDTQDTGNGTLGTPRTPGMGHPGHQERDTGDTQDTGNGTLGTPRTPGMGHPGHPGHQEWDTGDTQDIGNGILGTPRTLGMGYWGHPGRDLHLVTSRTPRTPLQDLQNPLPKPQIQDFGPLPNLP; this is translated from the exons ATGGCGGGGAGCGGCGgagcgggggcggccccgcgggaGCACCGCCTGCAGCCCGGGGACACCCTGCCGGGGCTGGCGCTGCGCTACGGGGTGACG ATGGAGCAGATCCAGCGCGCCAACCGCCTCTACGCCTCGGACACCATCTTCCTGAAGCCCACCCTGCTCatcccggccccggcgcggccccaGGGGCCCTTCCCGAGGGATCGGGACCGGGATCGGGACCGGGACGTTCCCGGGGACGCCCCTGGGGACAGCccggagccccccagcccctcccgcCACGACCTCTCGGCCTCGGATTTCCTGCAGCGCTTGGACGCCGAGATCGGCCGCTCCAAGGAGGCGGCGGCGCAGCGGCTGCGGGGCCACGACAGCGG ccccggcccggccgggggGGGGCCGCAGCCCCTCGTCCCCGCGGGGGGCCCGGCTCGGACCCCGGCCCCTGACCAGGACCCCGCGGGCGGCCGCGCTCAGGGACGCCGAGGACGAGATCTTCACCTTgtgacagcggggacagcggggacagagggacacccAGGACAGCGGGAACAGGACAttggggacacccaggacaccgggaatgggacATTGGGAACACCCTGGACACCCAGGACATCAGGAATGGGACACTGGG GACACCCAGGACAGCGGgaatgggacactggggacacccaggacaGCGGGAatgggac actggggacacccaggacaccgggaatgggacattggggacacccag GACACCAGGAacgggacactggggacacccaggacaccgg GAacgggacactggggacacccaggacaccgggaatgggacACCCAGGACACCAGGAacgggacactggggacacccaggacaccgg GAacgggacactggggacacccaggacaccgggaatgggacACCCAGGACACCCAGGACACCAGgaatgggacactggggacacccaggacaTCGGGAATGGGATAttggggacacccaggacactgggaatgggatactggggacacccaggacGAGATCTTCACCTCGTGACATCGAGGACACCGAGGACGCCACTCCAGGACCTCCAGaaccccctccccaaaccccaaatccaggacTTTGGACCCCTCCCAAACTTGCCataa
- the LYSMD1 gene encoding lysM and putative peptidoglycan-binding domain-containing protein 1 isoform X4, with protein sequence MAGSGGAGAAPREHRLQPGDTLPGLALRYGVTMEQIQRANRLYASDTIFLKPTLLIPAPARPQGPFPRDRDRDRDRDVPGDAPGDSPEPPSPSRHDLSASDFLQRLDAEIGRSKEAAAQRLRGHDSGPGPAGGGPQPLVPAGGPARTPAPDQDPAGGRAQGRRGRDLHLVTAGTAGTEGHPGQREQDIGDTQDTGNGTLGTPRTPRTAGMGHWGHPGQREWDTGDTQDTGNGTLGTPRTPGTGHPGHQERDTGDTQDTGNGTPRTPRTPGTGHPGHQERDTGDTQDTGNGTPRTPGTGHWGHPGHRERDTGDTQDTGNGTPRTPRTPGMGHWGHPGHREWDIGDTQDTGNGILGTPRTRSSPRDIEDTEDATPGPPEPPPQTPNPGLWTPPKLAINPPPPPPHHGENS encoded by the exons ATGGCGGGGAGCGGCGgagcgggggcggccccgcgggaGCACCGCCTGCAGCCCGGGGACACCCTGCCGGGGCTGGCGCTGCGCTACGGGGTGACG ATGGAGCAGATCCAGCGCGCCAACCGCCTCTACGCCTCGGACACCATCTTCCTGAAGCCCACCCTGCTCatcccggccccggcgcggccccaGGGGCCCTTCCCGAGGGATCGGGACCGGGATCGGGACCGGGACGTTCCCGGGGACGCCCCTGGGGACAGCccggagccccccagcccctcccgcCACGACCTCTCGGCCTCGGATTTCCTGCAGCGCTTGGACGCCGAGATCGGCCGCTCCAAGGAGGCGGCGGCGCAGCGGCTGCGGGGCCACGACAGCGG ccccggcccggccgggggGGGGCCGCAGCCCCTCGTCCCCGCGGGGGGCCCGGCTCGGACCCCGGCCCCTGACCAGGACCCCGCGGGCGGCCGCGCTCAGGGACGCCGAGGACGAGATCTTCACCTTgtgacagcggggacagcggggacagagggacacccAGGACAGCGGGAACAGGACAttggggacacccaggacaccgggaatgggacATTGG ggacacccAGGACACCCAGGACAGCGGgaatgggacactggggacacccaggacaGCGGGAatgggac actggggacacccaggacaccgggaatgggacattggggacacccag GACACCAGGAACGGGACACCCAGGACACCAGGAacgggacactggggacacccaggacaccgggaatgggacACCCAGGACACCCAGGACACCGGGAACGGGACACCCAGGACACCAGGAacgggacactggggacacccaggacaccgggaatgggacACCCAGGACACCAGGAacgggacactggggacacccaggacaccgg GAacgggacactggggacacccaggacaccgggaatgggacACCCAGGACACCCAGGACACCAGgaatgggacactggggacacccaggacaTCGGGAATGGGATAttggggacacccaggacactgggaatgggatactggggacacccaggacGAGATCTTCACCTCGTGACATCGAGGACACCGAGGACGCCACTCCAGGACCTCCAGaaccccctccccaaaccccaaatccaggacTTTGGACCCCTCCCAAACTTGCCataaatcccccccccccccccccccaccatgGAGAAAACTCCTAA
- the LYSMD1 gene encoding lysM and putative peptidoglycan-binding domain-containing protein 1 isoform X17, whose protein sequence is MAGSGGAGAAPREHRLQPGDTLPGLALRYGVTMEQIQRANRLYASDTIFLKPTLLIPAPARPQGPFPRDRDRDRDRDVPGDAPGDSPEPPSPSRHDLSASDFLQRLDAEIGRSKEAAAQRLRGHDSGPGPAGGGPQPLVPAGGPARTPAPDQDPAGGRAQGRRGRDLHLVTAGTAGTEGHPGQREQDIGDTQDTGNGTLGTPRTPRTAGMGHWGHPGQREWDTGDTQDTGNGTLGTPRTPGTGHWGHPGHRERDTGDTQDTGNGTPRTPGTGHWGHPGHRERDTGDTQDTGNGTPRTPRTPGMGHWGHPGHREWDIGDTQDTGNGILGTPRTRSSPRDIEDTEDATPGPPEPPPQTPNPGLWTPPKLAINPPPPPPHHGENS, encoded by the exons ATGGCGGGGAGCGGCGgagcgggggcggccccgcgggaGCACCGCCTGCAGCCCGGGGACACCCTGCCGGGGCTGGCGCTGCGCTACGGGGTGACG ATGGAGCAGATCCAGCGCGCCAACCGCCTCTACGCCTCGGACACCATCTTCCTGAAGCCCACCCTGCTCatcccggccccggcgcggccccaGGGGCCCTTCCCGAGGGATCGGGACCGGGATCGGGACCGGGACGTTCCCGGGGACGCCCCTGGGGACAGCccggagccccccagcccctcccgcCACGACCTCTCGGCCTCGGATTTCCTGCAGCGCTTGGACGCCGAGATCGGCCGCTCCAAGGAGGCGGCGGCGCAGCGGCTGCGGGGCCACGACAGCGG ccccggcccggccgggggGGGGCCGCAGCCCCTCGTCCCCGCGGGGGGCCCGGCTCGGACCCCGGCCCCTGACCAGGACCCCGCGGGCGGCCGCGCTCAGGGACGCCGAGGACGAGATCTTCACCTTgtgacagcggggacagcggggacagagggacacccAGGACAGCGGGAACAGGACAttggggacacccaggacaccgggaatgggacATTGG ggacacccAGGACACCCAGGACAGCGGgaatgggacactggggacacccaggacaGCGGGAatgggac actggggacacccaggacaccgggaatgggacattggggacacccag GACACCAGGAacgggacactggggacacccaggacaccgg GAacgggacactggggacacccaggacaccgggaatgggacACCCAGGACACCAGGAacgggacactggggacacccaggacaccgg GAacgggacactggggacacccaggacaccgggaatgggacACCCAGGACACCCAGGACACCAGgaatgggacactggggacacccaggacaTCGGGAATGGGATAttggggacacccaggacactgggaatgggatactggggacacccaggacGAGATCTTCACCTCGTGACATCGAGGACACCGAGGACGCCACTCCAGGACCTCCAGaaccccctccccaaaccccaaatccaggacTTTGGACCCCTCCCAAACTTGCCataaatcccccccccccccccccccaccatgGAGAAAACTCCTAA
- the LYSMD1 gene encoding lysM and putative peptidoglycan-binding domain-containing protein 1 isoform X5: MAGSGGAGAAPREHRLQPGDTLPGLALRYGVTMEQIQRANRLYASDTIFLKPTLLIPAPARPQGPFPRDRDRDRDRDVPGDAPGDSPEPPSPSRHDLSASDFLQRLDAEIGRSKEAAAQRLRGHDSGPGPAGGGPQPLVPAGGPARTPAPDQDPAGGRAQGRRGRDLHLVTAGTAGTEGHPGQREQDIGDTQDTQDIRNGTLGTPRTAGMGHWGHPGQREWDTGDTQDTGNGTLGTPRTPGTGHPGHQERDTGDTQDTGNGTPRTPRTPGTGHPGHQERDTGDTQDTGNGTPRTPGTGHWGHPGHRERDTGDTQDTGNGTPRTPRTPGMGHWGHPGHREWDIGDTQDTGNGILGTPRTRSSPRDIEDTEDATPGPPEPPPQTPNPGLWTPPKLAINPPPPPPHHGENS, from the exons ATGGCGGGGAGCGGCGgagcgggggcggccccgcgggaGCACCGCCTGCAGCCCGGGGACACCCTGCCGGGGCTGGCGCTGCGCTACGGGGTGACG ATGGAGCAGATCCAGCGCGCCAACCGCCTCTACGCCTCGGACACCATCTTCCTGAAGCCCACCCTGCTCatcccggccccggcgcggccccaGGGGCCCTTCCCGAGGGATCGGGACCGGGATCGGGACCGGGACGTTCCCGGGGACGCCCCTGGGGACAGCccggagccccccagcccctcccgcCACGACCTCTCGGCCTCGGATTTCCTGCAGCGCTTGGACGCCGAGATCGGCCGCTCCAAGGAGGCGGCGGCGCAGCGGCTGCGGGGCCACGACAGCGG ccccggcccggccgggggGGGGCCGCAGCCCCTCGTCCCCGCGGGGGGCCCGGCTCGGACCCCGGCCCCTGACCAGGACCCCGCGGGCGGCCGCGCTCAGGGACGCCGAGGACGAGATCTTCACCTTgtgacagcggggacagcggggacagagggacacccAGGACAGCGGGAACAGGACAttggggacaccca GGACACCCAGGACATCAGGAATGGGACACTGGG GACACCCAGGACAGCGGgaatgggacactggggacacccaggacaGCGGGAatgggac actggggacacccaggacaccgggaatgggacattggggacacccag GACACCAGGAACGGGACACCCAGGACACCAGGAacgggacactggggacacccaggacaccgggaatgggacACCCAGGACACCCAGGACACCGGGAACGGGACACCCAGGACACCAGGAacgggacactggggacacccaggacaccgggaatgggacACCCAGGACACCAGGAacgggacactggggacacccaggacaccgg GAacgggacactggggacacccaggacaccgggaatgggacACCCAGGACACCCAGGACACCAGgaatgggacactggggacacccaggacaTCGGGAATGGGATAttggggacacccaggacactgggaatgggatactggggacacccaggacGAGATCTTCACCTCGTGACATCGAGGACACCGAGGACGCCACTCCAGGACCTCCAGaaccccctccccaaaccccaaatccaggacTTTGGACCCCTCCCAAACTTGCCataaatcccccccccccccccccccaccatgGAGAAAACTCCTAA
- the LYSMD1 gene encoding lysM and putative peptidoglycan-binding domain-containing protein 1 isoform X10 — translation MAGSGGAGAAPREHRLQPGDTLPGLALRYGVTMEQIQRANRLYASDTIFLKPTLLIPAPARPQGPFPRDRDRDRDRDVPGDAPGDSPEPPSPSRHDLSASDFLQRLDAEIGRSKEAAAQRLRGHDSGPGPAGGGPQPLVPAGGPARTPAPDQDPAGGRAQGRRGRDLHLVTAGTAGTEGHPGQREQDIGDTQDTQDIRNGTLGRPRTPGMGHWEHPGHQEWDTGDTQDTQDSGNGTLGTPRTAGMGHWGHPGHREWDTQDTQDTGNGTPRTPGTGHWGHPGHRERDTGDTQDTGNGTPRTPRTPGMGHWGHPGHREWDIGDTQDTGNGILGTPRTRSSPRDIEDTEDATPGPPEPPPQTPNPGLWTPPKLAINPPPPPPHHGENS, via the exons ATGGCGGGGAGCGGCGgagcgggggcggccccgcgggaGCACCGCCTGCAGCCCGGGGACACCCTGCCGGGGCTGGCGCTGCGCTACGGGGTGACG ATGGAGCAGATCCAGCGCGCCAACCGCCTCTACGCCTCGGACACCATCTTCCTGAAGCCCACCCTGCTCatcccggccccggcgcggccccaGGGGCCCTTCCCGAGGGATCGGGACCGGGATCGGGACCGGGACGTTCCCGGGGACGCCCCTGGGGACAGCccggagccccccagcccctcccgcCACGACCTCTCGGCCTCGGATTTCCTGCAGCGCTTGGACGCCGAGATCGGCCGCTCCAAGGAGGCGGCGGCGCAGCGGCTGCGGGGCCACGACAGCGG ccccggcccggccgggggGGGGCCGCAGCCCCTCGTCCCCGCGGGGGGCCCGGCTCGGACCCCGGCCCCTGACCAGGACCCCGCGGGCGGCCGCGCTCAGGGACGCCGAGGACGAGATCTTCACCTTgtgacagcggggacagcggggacagagggacacccAGGACAGCGGGAACAGGACAttggggacaccca GGACACCCAGGACATCAGGAATGGGACACTGGGGAGACCCAggacaccgggaatgggacATTGGGAACACCCAGGACACCAGgaatgggacactgg ggacacccAGGACACCCAGGACAGCGGgaatgggacactggggacacccaggacaGCGGGAatgggac actggggacacccaggacaccgggaatgggacACCCAGGACACCCAGGACACCGGGAACGGGACACCCAGGACACCAGGAacgggacactggggacacccaggacaccgg GAacgggacactggggacacccaggacaccgggaatgggacACCCAGGACACCCAGGACACCAGgaatgggacactggggacacccaggacaTCGGGAATGGGATAttggggacacccaggacactgggaatgggatactggggacacccaggacGAGATCTTCACCTCGTGACATCGAGGACACCGAGGACGCCACTCCAGGACCTCCAGaaccccctccccaaaccccaaatccaggacTTTGGACCCCTCCCAAACTTGCCataaatcccccccccccccccccccaccatgGAGAAAACTCCTAA
- the LYSMD1 gene encoding lysM and putative peptidoglycan-binding domain-containing protein 1 isoform X35, which produces MAGSGGAGAAPREHRLQPGDTLPGLALRYGVTMEQIQRANRLYASDTIFLKPTLLIPAPARPQGPFPRDRDRDRDRDVPGDAPGDSPEPPSPSRHDLSASDFLQRLDAEIGRSKEAAAQRLRGHDSGPGPAGGGPQPLVPAGGPARTPAPDQDPAGGRAQGRRGRDLHLVTAGTAGTEGHPGQREQDIGDTQDTQDIRNGTLGRPRTPGMGHWEHPGHQEWDTGDTQDTQDSGNGTLGTPRTAGMGHWGHPGHWEWDTGDTQDEIFTS; this is translated from the exons ATGGCGGGGAGCGGCGgagcgggggcggccccgcgggaGCACCGCCTGCAGCCCGGGGACACCCTGCCGGGGCTGGCGCTGCGCTACGGGGTGACG ATGGAGCAGATCCAGCGCGCCAACCGCCTCTACGCCTCGGACACCATCTTCCTGAAGCCCACCCTGCTCatcccggccccggcgcggccccaGGGGCCCTTCCCGAGGGATCGGGACCGGGATCGGGACCGGGACGTTCCCGGGGACGCCCCTGGGGACAGCccggagccccccagcccctcccgcCACGACCTCTCGGCCTCGGATTTCCTGCAGCGCTTGGACGCCGAGATCGGCCGCTCCAAGGAGGCGGCGGCGCAGCGGCTGCGGGGCCACGACAGCGG ccccggcccggccgggggGGGGCCGCAGCCCCTCGTCCCCGCGGGGGGCCCGGCTCGGACCCCGGCCCCTGACCAGGACCCCGCGGGCGGCCGCGCTCAGGGACGCCGAGGACGAGATCTTCACCTTgtgacagcggggacagcggggacagagggacacccAGGACAGCGGGAACAGGACAttggggacaccca GGACACCCAGGACATCAGGAATGGGACACTGGGGAGACCCAggacaccgggaatgggacATTGGGAACACCCAGGACACCAGgaatgggacactgg ggacacccAGGACACCCAGGACAGCGGgaatgggacactggggacacccaggacaGCGGGAatgggac AttggggacacccaggacactgggaatgggatactggggacacccaggacGAGATCTTCACCTCGTGA
- the LYSMD1 gene encoding lysM and putative peptidoglycan-binding domain-containing protein 1 isoform X20 has protein sequence MAGSGGAGAAPREHRLQPGDTLPGLALRYGVTMEQIQRANRLYASDTIFLKPTLLIPAPARPQGPFPRDRDRDRDRDVPGDAPGDSPEPPSPSRHDLSASDFLQRLDAEIGRSKEAAAQRLRGHDSGPGPAGGGPQPLVPAGGPARTPAPDQDPAGGRAQGRRGRDLHLVTAGTAGTEGHPGQREQDIGDTQDTGNGTLGTPWTPRTSGMGHWGHPGQREWDTGDTQDTRNGTPRTPGTGHWGHPGHREWDTQDTQDTGNGTPRTPGTGHWGHPGHRERDTGDTQDTGNGTPRTPRTPGMGHWGHPGHREWDIGDTQDTGNGILGTPRTRSSPRDIEDTEDATPGPPEPPPQTPNPGLWTPPKLAINPPPPPPHHGENS, from the exons ATGGCGGGGAGCGGCGgagcgggggcggccccgcgggaGCACCGCCTGCAGCCCGGGGACACCCTGCCGGGGCTGGCGCTGCGCTACGGGGTGACG ATGGAGCAGATCCAGCGCGCCAACCGCCTCTACGCCTCGGACACCATCTTCCTGAAGCCCACCCTGCTCatcccggccccggcgcggccccaGGGGCCCTTCCCGAGGGATCGGGACCGGGATCGGGACCGGGACGTTCCCGGGGACGCCCCTGGGGACAGCccggagccccccagcccctcccgcCACGACCTCTCGGCCTCGGATTTCCTGCAGCGCTTGGACGCCGAGATCGGCCGCTCCAAGGAGGCGGCGGCGCAGCGGCTGCGGGGCCACGACAGCGG ccccggcccggccgggggGGGGCCGCAGCCCCTCGTCCCCGCGGGGGGCCCGGCTCGGACCCCGGCCCCTGACCAGGACCCCGCGGGCGGCCGCGCTCAGGGACGCCGAGGACGAGATCTTCACCTTgtgacagcggggacagcggggacagagggacacccAGGACAGCGGGAACAGGACAttggggacacccaggacaccgggaatgggacATTGGGAACACCCTGGACACCCAGGACATCAGGAATGGGACACTGGG GACACCCAGGACAGCGGgaatgggacactggggacacccag GACACCAGGAACGGGACACCCAGGACACCAGGAacgggacactggggacacccaggacaccgggaatgggacACCCAGGACACCCAGGACACCGGGAACGGGACACCCAGGACACCAGGAacgggacactggggacacccaggacaccgg GAacgggacactggggacacccaggacaccgggaatgggacACCCAGGACACCCAGGACACCAGgaatgggacactggggacacccaggacaTCGGGAATGGGATAttggggacacccaggacactgggaatgggatactggggacacccaggacGAGATCTTCACCTCGTGACATCGAGGACACCGAGGACGCCACTCCAGGACCTCCAGaaccccctccccaaaccccaaatccaggacTTTGGACCCCTCCCAAACTTGCCataaatcccccccccccccccccccaccatgGAGAAAACTCCTAA